The Chrysemys picta bellii isolate R12L10 chromosome 5, ASM1138683v2, whole genome shotgun sequence genome includes a window with the following:
- the ABCE1 gene encoding ATP-binding cassette sub-family E member 1 has protein sequence MADKLTRIAIVNHDKCKPKKCRQECKKSCPVVRMGKLCIEVTPQSKIAWISETLCIGCGICIKKCPFGALSIVNLPSNLEKETTHRYCANAFKLHRLPIPRPGEVLGLVGTNGIGKSTALKILAGKQKPNLGKYDDPPDWQEILTYFRGSELQNYFTKILEDDLKAIIKPQYVDQIPKAAKGTVGSILDRKDETDTQTIVCKQLDLTHLKERNIEDLSGGELQRFACAVVCIQRADIFMFDEPSSYLDVKQRLKAAITIRSLINPDRYIIVVEHDLSVLDYLSDFICCLYGVPSAYGVVTMPFSVREGINIFLDGYVPTENLRFRDASLVFKVAETANEEEVKKMCMYKYPGMKKKMGEFELAIVAGEFTDSEIMVMLGENGTGKTTFIRMLAGRLAPDEGGEVPVLNVSYKPQKISPKSTGSVRQLLHEKIRDAYTHPQFVTDVMKPLQIENIIDQEVQTLSGGELQRVALALCLGKPADVYLIDEPSAYLDSEQRLMAARVVKRFILHAKKTAFVVEHDFIMATYLADRVIVFDGIPSKNTLANSPQTLLAGMNKFLSQLEITFRRDPNNFRPRINKLNSIKDVEQKKSGNYFFLDD, from the exons ATGGCCGACAAGTTAACAAGAATTGCTATTGTCAACCATGACAAATGTAAGCCAAAGAAATGCCGTCAGGAGTGCAAAAAGAGCTGTCCGGTGGTTCGAATGG GAAAACTATGCATAGAAGTCACACCACAGAGCAAAATAGCATGGATTTCTGAAACACTCTGTATTGGTTGCGGTATTTGCATTAAG AAATGTCCTTTTGGAGCCTTGTCAATTGTTAACTTACCTAGCAACCTGGAGAAAGAAACAACACACAGATATTGTGCCAATGCCTTCAAACTTCACAG GTTGCCTATTCCTCGTCCAGGTGAAGTACTGGGGTTGGTTGGAACCAATGGTATTGGAAAATCAACTGCCTTGAAAATTCTAGCTGGAAAGCAGAAGCCAAACCTTGGAAAATATGAT GATCCACCTGATTGGCAAGAAATCTTGACTTACTTTCGAGGATCTGAGTTGCAAAACTACTTCACCAAGATCCTGGAAGATGACCTCAAGGCTATCATCAAACCTCAGTATGTGGACCAGATCCCTAAAGCTGCAAAA GGGACAGTGGGGTCTATTTTGGACAGAAAGGATGAAACTGACACACAGACTATTGTATGTAAGCAGCTTG ATTTAACTCATCTGAAAGAACGAAACATTGAAGACCTTTCAGGAGGAGAACTTCAGAGATTTGCTTGTGCTGTCGTTTGCATTCAGAGGGCCGATAT CTTCATGTTTGATGAACCTTCTAGCTACCTAGATGTTAAGCAGCGTCTGAAGGCTGCCATTACTATTCGATCTCTAATAAACCCAGACAG ataTATTATTGTTGTAGAGCATGATCTGAGTGTGTTAGATTATCTCTCTGACTTTATCTGCTGCCTGTATGGTGTACCAAGTGCTTATGGTGTCGTCACTATGCCTTTCAGTGTAAGAGAAG GCATAAACATTTTCTTGGATGGTTACGTTCCAACAGAAAATTTAAGATTTCGAGATGCATCTCTGGTTTTTAAAGTGGCTGAGACAGCTAATGAAGAAGAAGTTAAGAAGatgtgtatgtataaatatccGGGAATGAAAAAAAAGATGGGAGAATTCGAACTAGCCATAGTAGCTGGAGAATTTACTGACTCTGAAATCATGGTGATGCTAGGGGAAAATG GAACTGGCAAAACTACATTTATCAGAATGCTCGCAGGAAGACTTGCACCTGATGAAGGAG GTGAGGTACCAGTTCTAAATGTCAGTTACAAGCCACAGAAGATCAGTCCTAAGTCCACA GGAAGTGTCCGTCAGCTGCTCCATGAGAAGATCCGAGATGCCTATACACATCCACAGTTTGTGACTGATGTAATGAAGCCTCTTCAGATAGAAAACATCATTGATCAAGAG GTGCAGACATTGTCTGGTGGTGAGTTGCAGCGTGTTGCACTAGCTCTCTGTCTTGGTAAGCCTGCTGATGTCTACCTAATTGATGAACCTTCAGCGTATTTGGACTCTGAACAGCGTCTAATGGCTGCTAGAGTTGTCAAACG TTTCATTCTCCATGCTAAAAAAACAGCCTTTGTGGTAGAGCATGACTTTATCATGGCGACCTATCTAGCAGATCGTGTCATTGTCTTTGATGGTATTCCATCCAAGAACACACTTGCAAACAG tCCTCAGACTCTCTTGGCTGGTATGAATAAATTTTTGTCTCAGCTTGAAATTACTTTCAGAAGAGACCCCAACAATTTCAGACCAAGAATAAACAAACTCAATTCAATCAAG